One region of Niallia sp. Man26 genomic DNA includes:
- the iolD gene encoding 3D-(3,5/4)-trihydroxycyclohexane-1,2-dione acylhydrolase (decyclizing), translated as METIRLTTAQALVKFLNQQYIHVDGNEFPFVEGIFNVFGHGNVLGIGQALEQDRGHLKVIQGKNEQGMAHAAIAYSKQMLRQKIFAVSTSSGPGSANVITAAATAHANNIPVLFIPADTFASRQPDPVLQQMEQEYSIAVTTNDAFLPVSRYWDRITRPEQLMSSLLRAFEVMTDPGKAGPATICIAQDVEGEAFDYDVKFFEKRVHYVDRKAPHERELDGAVKLIQSSKKPLILVGGGAKYSEARESLIAFSEKYNIPLVETQAGKSTVESDFKNNLGGMGITGTLAANKAAKEADLIIGIGTRYTDFATSSKTAFDFASAKFLNINVSRMQTYKFDAFQVVADAKTTLDRLFPLLEGYESEFGSRIGQLKDEWLAERERLGKVEFNREAFNPEIKNHFSQEILNEYANALNTELAQTTALLTINDSVAKDSTVICSAGSLPGDLQRLWHSSTPNTYHLEYGYSCMGYEISGALGVKLADPSKEVYSFVGDGSFLMLHSELVTSLQYKQKINVLLFDNSGWGCINNLQMDHGSGSFDCEFRDADNQIMNIDYAKVAEGYGAKVYRANTVEELKAAIEDSKKQDISTLIEMKVLPKTMTDGYDSWWNVGVAEASNMESVQKANDSRKAKLQEAKQY; from the coding sequence ACATTTAAAAGTGATTCAAGGTAAGAACGAACAAGGGATGGCACATGCTGCTATTGCTTACAGCAAGCAAATGCTCAGACAGAAGATATTTGCTGTTTCCACTTCTTCAGGTCCTGGCTCAGCAAATGTTATTACGGCAGCTGCCACAGCGCACGCTAATAATATTCCTGTTTTATTTATTCCGGCAGACACTTTTGCATCAAGACAGCCAGACCCTGTTTTGCAGCAAATGGAGCAAGAGTACAGCATTGCAGTAACAACAAATGATGCATTTTTGCCAGTTTCCCGCTACTGGGACCGCATTACTCGCCCGGAACAGCTGATGTCAAGTTTGCTGCGCGCATTTGAAGTGATGACAGATCCAGGGAAGGCTGGCCCGGCAACGATTTGTATCGCTCAAGATGTCGAAGGGGAAGCCTTTGATTATGATGTGAAGTTCTTTGAGAAAAGAGTGCATTATGTTGACCGGAAAGCCCCTCATGAGCGTGAGCTCGACGGTGCTGTCAAGCTGATCCAATCCTCTAAAAAGCCGCTTATTTTAGTAGGCGGAGGCGCTAAATATTCAGAGGCAAGAGAAAGCTTAATCGCATTTTCTGAAAAATACAACATCCCGCTCGTTGAAACACAGGCAGGCAAATCGACAGTAGAAAGTGACTTCAAAAACAATCTTGGCGGTATGGGTATTACTGGTACTCTTGCTGCTAATAAAGCAGCAAAAGAAGCAGATCTCATTATTGGTATTGGTACAAGATATACCGATTTTGCGACATCCTCCAAAACGGCCTTTGATTTTGCTTCAGCTAAGTTTTTAAACATTAACGTAAGCAGAATGCAAACATATAAATTTGATGCATTCCAAGTCGTAGCAGATGCAAAAACAACACTCGACCGGTTATTCCCGCTTCTTGAAGGCTATGAAAGCGAATTCGGAAGCAGAATCGGCCAATTGAAAGATGAGTGGCTTGCAGAAAGAGAGCGATTAGGCAAGGTTGAATTCAACCGTGAAGCATTTAATCCTGAGATTAAAAACCACTTTTCACAAGAAATTCTGAATGAATATGCTAACGCTCTTAATACAGAGTTAGCCCAAACAACAGCATTGCTAACTATTAATGATAGTGTTGCAAAAGACAGTACGGTTATCTGTTCTGCTGGTTCTCTGCCAGGCGACTTGCAGCGCTTATGGCATTCTAGTACCCCGAACACATACCATCTTGAATACGGATATTCCTGTATGGGCTATGAAATTTCTGGAGCATTAGGTGTGAAATTAGCTGATCCATCAAAAGAAGTTTACTCCTTTGTCGGAGACGGAAGCTTCCTCATGCTGCATTCAGAGCTTGTGACATCACTGCAATATAAGCAAAAAATTAATGTTCTCTTGTTTGATAATTCAGGGTGGGGCTGTATCAACAACCTGCAAATGGATCATGGCAGCGGCAGCTTCGATTGTGAGTTCCGCGATGCTGATAATCAGATTATGAACATTGATTACGCTAAAGTTGCAGAAGGCTATGGAGCAAAGGTTTATCGTGCCAACACAGTCGAGGAATTGAAAGCAGCTATAGAAGATTCGAAAAAACAAGATATTTCTACCTTGATTGAAATGAAAGTGCTGCCAAAGACAATGACAGACGGCTATGACAGCTGGTGGAATGTTGGAGTGGCTGAAGCCTCTAACATGGAAAGTGTCCAAAAAGCTAATGACTCCAGGAAGGCGAAACTTCAAGAAGCAAAACAATATTAA
- the iolE gene encoding myo-inosose-2 dehydratase: MGNQILWGIAPIGWRNDDIPEIGAGNTLQHLLSDIVVAGFQGTEVGGFFPEPSVLNKELGLRNLKIAGKWFSSYIIRDGMDSAAEAFHEHCKYLQEVNASVAVVSEQTYSVQGTSENVFLTKPFFTDQEWRLLCSGLNELGKIAETYQLKLVYHHHMGTGVQTLAEIDRLMDHTDANHVHLLYDTGHIFVSDGDYMTLLMKHRDRIKHVHFKDVRENALTECSKEGLSFLQAFLRGMFTVPGDGCIDFTEVYAYLLETNYSGWIVIEAEQDPAVANPLEYALIARNYINKKLLVQTYTEKGNVV; this comes from the coding sequence ATGGGGAATCAAATCTTATGGGGTATTGCACCGATTGGCTGGCGCAATGATGATATTCCCGAAATTGGTGCCGGCAATACGTTGCAGCACTTGCTTAGTGATATTGTAGTTGCAGGTTTTCAAGGAACAGAAGTAGGCGGCTTTTTCCCAGAACCGAGTGTCTTGAATAAGGAGCTTGGTTTGCGAAACTTAAAGATAGCTGGGAAATGGTTCTCAAGTTACATCATCCGAGACGGCATGGATTCAGCGGCAGAAGCGTTCCATGAGCATTGCAAATATTTACAAGAAGTGAATGCGTCTGTTGCTGTTGTGTCTGAACAGACCTACAGCGTGCAAGGCACTTCAGAAAATGTATTTTTGACAAAGCCCTTCTTTACCGATCAAGAATGGAGACTGTTGTGCAGCGGCTTGAATGAGCTCGGTAAAATTGCTGAAACTTATCAATTGAAGCTTGTCTATCATCATCATATGGGAACAGGGGTTCAGACATTAGCGGAAATAGACCGTTTGATGGATCATACAGATGCCAATCATGTACACCTTCTTTATGATACTGGCCATATATTCGTATCTGACGGAGATTATATGACATTGCTTATGAAGCACAGAGACCGTATCAAGCATGTTCATTTTAAAGATGTCAGAGAAAATGCGCTTACTGAATGCAGTAAGGAAGGCTTGTCCTTTCTGCAAGCCTTCCTTCGGGGCATGTTTACAGTACCTGGGGATGGCTGTATTGACTTTACAGAAGTGTATGCCTACTTGCTTGAGACGAATTACAGCGGCTGGATTGTGATTGAAGCAGAACAAGATCCCGCAGTCGCAAATCCTTTAGAATATGCTCTTATCGCCAGAAATTATATAAATAAGAAATTGCTTGTCCAAACATACACGGAAAAGGGGAATGTTGTATGA
- a CDS encoding sugar porter family MFS transporter, which translates to MTTSKDTHKKHLKKITIISTFGGLLFGYDTGVINGALPFMSEEDQLNLTPFTEGLVTSSLLFGAAFGAMFGGRLSDHHGRRKNILYLAILFIFATLGCTFAPSVELMVTFRFILGLAVGGASVTVPAFLAEMSPAENRGRMVTQNELMIVSGQLLAFTFNAILGNTLGDTAHVWRYMLVIASLPAVFLWFGMLVVPESPRWLASKGRIGDALRVLQKVRAEARAQAELKEIEKSLEDQSQMKKATFKDLNVPWVRRIVFIGLGIAVVQQITGVNSIMYYGTEILKDAGFETRAALIGNIANGIISVVATFVGIWLLGRVGRRPMLITGQIGTTIALLLIGIFSLTMEGSPALPYIVLSLTVTFLAFQQGAISPVTWLMLSEIFPQRLRGLGMGVTVFCLWITNFLVGLLFPVLMAGIGLSTTFFVFVGLGIIAIAFVKKYLPETKDRSLEQLEQEFRNYGKNLSDDDAIPEAK; encoded by the coding sequence ATGACTACAAGCAAGGATACCCATAAAAAACACTTGAAGAAAATCACCATTATTTCAACATTCGGGGGGCTGCTGTTCGGTTATGATACAGGCGTCATAAATGGGGCCCTCCCCTTTATGTCAGAAGAAGATCAGTTGAATCTTACTCCCTTTACAGAAGGGCTTGTCACAAGTTCTCTCTTGTTCGGAGCTGCTTTTGGAGCAATGTTTGGCGGCAGATTATCTGATCATCATGGCCGGAGGAAGAATATTCTTTATCTTGCTATCTTGTTTATCTTTGCTACATTAGGCTGTACTTTTGCACCAAGTGTAGAATTGATGGTTACCTTCCGCTTCATTTTAGGTCTTGCTGTCGGCGGAGCTTCGGTAACAGTACCTGCTTTCCTGGCAGAAATGTCGCCTGCTGAAAACAGGGGAAGAATGGTTACGCAGAATGAGCTAATGATCGTATCAGGGCAGCTGCTCGCATTTACTTTCAATGCTATTTTAGGAAATACACTAGGTGATACAGCTCATGTCTGGCGATATATGCTTGTCATTGCATCCCTTCCTGCTGTATTTCTATGGTTTGGAATGCTCGTTGTCCCGGAAAGTCCGCGCTGGCTTGCTTCTAAAGGCAGAATCGGCGATGCACTGCGCGTGCTGCAAAAGGTAAGAGCAGAAGCAAGAGCACAAGCAGAACTGAAAGAAATTGAGAAATCGCTTGAAGATCAGTCTCAAATGAAAAAAGCGACTTTTAAAGATTTGAATGTTCCATGGGTTCGAAGAATTGTGTTTATTGGTTTGGGGATTGCTGTTGTACAGCAAATAACAGGCGTTAACTCAATCATGTATTATGGAACAGAAATCTTAAAGGATGCTGGTTTTGAGACAAGAGCAGCTTTAATAGGAAATATTGCAAACGGTATCATATCGGTTGTTGCTACGTTTGTCGGAATCTGGCTCCTAGGTAGGGTCGGCCGCCGTCCAATGTTGATTACAGGTCAAATCGGCACAACCATTGCCTTGCTGTTAATCGGAATCTTTTCTCTTACGATGGAAGGATCACCAGCATTGCCATATATCGTCTTATCCTTAACTGTAACCTTTTTAGCCTTCCAGCAAGGAGCTATCTCACCAGTGACTTGGCTCATGCTTTCGGAAATTTTCCCGCAAAGGCTTAGAGGACTTGGAATGGGAGTGACAGTGTTTTGCTTGTGGATCACGAACTTCTTAGTTGGCTTGCTGTTCCCTGTATTAATGGCAGGAATTGGACTGTCCACAACATTCTTCGTTTTTGTCGGATTAGGAATCATTGCGATTGCGTTTGTTAAGAAGTATTTGCCGGAAACAAAGGATCGCTCCTTAGAGCAATTAGAACAGGAATTTCGCAACTACGGGAAGAACCTCTCAGATGATGATGCAATACCAGAAGCGAAATAA
- a CDS encoding Gfo/Idh/MocA family oxidoreductase — MTLNIGVIGTGAIGREHIKRITNTLSGGKIVAVTDVNQESAKQAVEQYGLDAVVYPDDVSLVAANNVDAVFVTSWGPAHEASVLAAISAGKYVFCEKPLATTAEGCMRIVEAEMKHGKRLVQVGFMRRYDSGYVQLKEAIDNKFIGEPLLIHCAHRNPEVNEMYTTDMAISDTLIHEIDVLHWLVDDDYKSVQVLFPRKSKYAHENLRDPQIVLLETHSGIIINVEISVNCQYGYDIQCEVVGEDGIVKLPEFQSITYRKNATLGSNILVDWKQRFLDAYDTELQDFMDSIKKTGEPNGPTAWDGYIAQVTADACIKSQQSGEREEVVLADKPDFYKKGLSAASL; from the coding sequence ATGACATTGAATATCGGGGTAATTGGCACAGGTGCTATTGGGCGTGAACATATTAAAAGAATTACAAACACACTGTCAGGCGGAAAAATCGTAGCTGTTACAGATGTAAATCAAGAGTCGGCAAAACAGGCTGTTGAGCAATATGGTTTAGATGCTGTCGTTTATCCAGATGATGTATCATTAGTTGCAGCAAATAACGTGGATGCTGTTTTTGTAACAAGCTGGGGACCTGCCCATGAAGCAAGTGTGCTCGCAGCTATTAGTGCAGGTAAATATGTGTTTTGTGAAAAGCCTTTGGCAACAACAGCAGAAGGCTGCATGAGAATAGTAGAAGCAGAAATGAAGCATGGCAAACGACTAGTGCAAGTTGGATTTATGCGCCGTTATGACAGCGGCTATGTTCAGCTGAAAGAGGCAATTGATAATAAATTTATTGGAGAGCCATTATTAATTCATTGTGCTCACCGCAATCCGGAAGTTAACGAAATGTATACAACAGATATGGCAATCTCAGACACATTAATACATGAAATTGATGTTCTTCATTGGCTAGTAGATGATGACTATAAATCTGTGCAAGTTCTATTTCCAAGAAAATCTAAATACGCACATGAAAACTTAAGAGATCCACAAATTGTCCTATTAGAAACACATTCAGGCATTATCATAAATGTAGAAATCTCCGTTAATTGCCAGTATGGCTATGATATTCAATGTGAGGTAGTTGGTGAAGACGGGATTGTGAAGCTTCCTGAATTCCAAAGCATCACATACCGCAAAAATGCTACATTAGGTTCTAATATATTAGTAGATTGGAAGCAGCGCTTTCTTGATGCCTATGATACAGAGCTTCAGGATTTTATGGATTCTATTAAAAAGACTGGAGAACCAAACGGCCCGACAGCATGGGATGGCTATATCGCTCAAGTGACTGCAGATGCATGTATTAAATCCCAGCAATCAGGCGAAAGAGAAGAAGTTGTTCTAGCGGATAAACCAGATTTCTATAAAAAAGGATTATCAGCAGCAAGTCTATAA
- a CDS encoding sugar phosphate isomerase/epimerase — protein MRLAYDPSHFRDNTGLKETIDNVARLGYEYVELSPRKDFIWFYEYPKVDKQLIKDLKRYCSDAGVKISSVLPVQQWSSPNELERQAAVRNWKRCIEITSDLGVDLMNSEFAGDKTRPTESEASFIRSMDELMPIFEKEGIALNLQSHPHDFIELNIEAVRMIRALDKDWIKLVYSVAHAFFYDDGIGDIGKQLDEAKDLLAHVLIADTLNHKAAFGLRYIVNPPNANVTVHQHLNPGEGEIDFDTLYRKLREFNFNGIITNSVFAYPDKPDWSNEVTLRSIKEGLGLSAVK, from the coding sequence ATGAGATTAGCATACGATCCATCACACTTTAGGGATAATACAGGTTTAAAGGAAACAATCGACAATGTAGCAAGACTCGGCTACGAATATGTAGAGCTTTCTCCGCGCAAGGATTTCATCTGGTTTTACGAATATCCAAAAGTTGATAAGCAGCTAATCAAGGATTTGAAGCGATACTGTTCAGATGCAGGGGTGAAAATTTCATCTGTTTTGCCTGTACAGCAATGGTCTTCCCCAAATGAATTAGAACGGCAGGCTGCTGTGAGGAACTGGAAACGATGCATTGAAATCACATCTGATTTAGGTGTTGATTTAATGAACAGTGAATTTGCCGGCGATAAAACCCGCCCAACCGAAAGTGAAGCATCCTTCATTCGCTCCATGGATGAGCTTATGCCTATTTTCGAAAAGGAAGGAATTGCCCTTAATCTGCAATCACATCCTCATGACTTCATTGAATTGAATATTGAGGCTGTTCGAATGATTCGCGCGTTAGATAAGGATTGGATTAAGCTTGTTTACTCTGTGGCACATGCTTTCTTTTATGATGACGGCATCGGCGATATCGGAAAACAGCTGGATGAGGCAAAGGACTTGCTGGCACATGTATTGATTGCAGATACGCTGAACCATAAAGCAGCATTTGGCTTGCGCTATATCGTCAATCCGCCGAATGCTAATGTGACTGTTCATCAGCACTTGAACCCAGGCGAAGGCGAAATTGACTTTGATACACTATACCGCAAGCTGAGAGAATTCAATTTCAACGGCATTATCACAAACTCTGTTTTTGCTTATCCGGATAAACCAGATTGGTCCAATGAAGTGACATTGAGATCCATTAAAGAAGGATTAGGATTATCAGCAGTTAAATAA